The following are encoded in a window of Legionella geestiana genomic DNA:
- the ccmB gene encoding heme exporter protein CcmB, whose product MRDLLLVWREFRHLLNASLFFIMVPVFFALTLPADSAHIRTTAPGLFWIATLFAFMLQSERLFVEDFEDGHLEQWILSGYPLYLLAGARLLVHWLSTLLPLLLLTPLIGVFFGFNRFETLVLAASLVCATPALALLCALTAAFSLGVRQRGMLMALVVLPLAVPVMIFGSGAVSAAIAGQAVSGLLALLLAASLLAIILLPFAIAGALRVRVAG is encoded by the coding sequence ATGCGTGACCTGCTGCTGGTATGGCGCGAATTTCGACATCTCTTAAACGCAAGTCTCTTCTTCATAATGGTGCCAGTGTTTTTTGCGCTGACACTGCCGGCAGACAGCGCTCACATACGGACAACAGCACCTGGACTTTTCTGGATAGCAACGCTCTTTGCCTTTATGCTGCAGTCTGAGCGCCTTTTTGTGGAAGATTTTGAAGACGGGCATCTTGAGCAGTGGATTTTAAGCGGCTATCCACTCTACCTTCTGGCTGGAGCGCGCCTGCTCGTGCACTGGCTCTCCACGCTTCTCCCGTTACTTCTGTTAACGCCGCTTATAGGCGTGTTTTTTGGGTTTAACAGGTTTGAAACGCTTGTCCTTGCGGCATCCCTTGTGTGTGCAACACCCGCTCTTGCGCTTTTATGCGCACTCACCGCGGCCTTCAGCCTTGGCGTTCGCCAGCGGGGCATGCTGATGGCGCTTGTTGTACTGCCACTTGCCGTTCCTGTCATGATTTTTGGAAGCGGAGCCGTCAGTGCGGCAATTGCAGGACAAGCCGTGAGTGGACTGCTCGCATTGCTGCTTGCAGCCTCGCTTTTGGCCATCATACTGCTGCCGTTTGCCATTGCAGGTGCATTACGTGTTCGCGTTGCCGGCTGA
- the ccmC gene encoding heme ABC transporter permease CcmC, which translates to MWFYLYQLASPKSFYRLTGRLLFPLGTVAFCLLLTGIFWGLFLAPPDYQQGDAFRIIYIHVPSAFMSMGIYTWMAFLSVLLLVWRIKIAGLLIRFCAQTGFWMALLALVTGSIWGKPMWGTWWVWDARLTSELVLLLLYAAILATGSACRNPRDGDRLMAILVLAGLVDLPIIHYSVYWWNSLHQGATLSVFTKPKIDAPMLYPLLISLAGFSLFSLWHIVYRGRMELIWREREMDWVQKLFRKGCA; encoded by the coding sequence ATGTGGTTTTATTTATATCAACTGGCTTCACCAAAGTCTTTCTACCGTCTGACAGGACGTCTGCTTTTTCCTCTCGGAACAGTGGCTTTTTGTCTGTTACTGACTGGAATTTTCTGGGGGCTGTTCCTTGCTCCGCCGGATTATCAGCAGGGTGATGCGTTTCGAATTATCTATATCCATGTGCCGAGCGCTTTTATGTCCATGGGAATTTACACGTGGATGGCTTTTCTCAGCGTACTGCTGCTGGTCTGGCGCATTAAAATAGCCGGTCTTTTGATTCGTTTCTGCGCACAGACCGGTTTTTGGATGGCGCTGCTGGCGCTCGTGACCGGCAGCATTTGGGGGAAGCCAATGTGGGGTACATGGTGGGTGTGGGATGCACGCCTGACCTCAGAACTGGTACTGCTGCTTCTTTATGCCGCTATTCTTGCTACAGGAAGTGCCTGTCGCAATCCACGGGATGGTGATCGCCTCATGGCTATACTCGTGCTGGCCGGACTTGTTGATTTACCGATTATTCATTATTCCGTTTATTGGTGGAACAGCCTGCACCAGGGCGCGACCCTCAGTGTCTTTACCAAACCCAAAATAGATGCGCCAATGCTCTATCCGCTGCTGATTAGCCTTGCAGGTTTTAGCCTGTTCTCGCTGTGGCACATTGTTTACCGTGGCCGTATGGAACTCATATGGCGCGAACGTGAGATGGACTGGGTACAAAAACTGTTCAGGAAGGGTTGCGCATGA
- the ccmD gene encoding heme exporter protein CcmD, translating into MISHIATKLAMGGYGAFVWPAFGLAALVVTGLTLTATTHARLMRKRLADWHRG; encoded by the coding sequence ATGATAAGCCATATTGCGACAAAACTTGCCATGGGTGGCTATGGTGCGTTTGTATGGCCGGCATTTGGGCTGGCGGCGCTGGTTGTCACAGGCCTGACGCTGACCGCGACCACTCATGCGCGCCTGATGCGAAAGCGTCTTGCAGACTGGCACAGGGGTTGA
- the ccmE gene encoding cytochrome c maturation protein CcmE, giving the protein MKPVRSRKLWMILILVVLLSAVVGLVLYALRQNINLFYTPEQVARHELPLNQKVRLGGMVVKGSVERTPGTLMVRFTLTDGVYKVRVAYEGILPDLFREGQGIVAQGMLEADGLFKATEVLAKHDANYMPPEVRASLKKRGNA; this is encoded by the coding sequence ATGAAGCCCGTACGTTCACGAAAACTTTGGATGATACTGATACTGGTTGTGCTGCTCTCAGCAGTGGTTGGTCTGGTCCTTTATGCACTCCGTCAGAACATTAATCTTTTTTATACGCCCGAGCAGGTTGCACGCCATGAACTGCCGCTTAATCAAAAAGTACGCCTTGGCGGCATGGTGGTGAAGGGGTCTGTGGAACGTACGCCAGGCACGCTCATGGTGCGATTTACCCTGACAGATGGCGTTTATAAGGTGCGTGTGGCGTATGAGGGGATTCTCCCTGACCTGTTTCGCGAAGGACAGGGAATTGTAGCCCAGGGCATGCTCGAAGCCGATGGCCTTTTTAAAGCGACAGAAGTGCTTGCCAAGCACGATGCGAACTATATGCCGCCTGAGGTGCGCGCCTCGCTGAAAAAGAGGGGAAATGCATGA
- a CDS encoding heme lyase CcmF/NrfE family subunit, whose amino-acid sequence MIAEFGVLAMLLALFFALMGIIVPLMGERLQHDGMLQSSTRFSFLQAGSIALALMLLAVAFLQDDFSVLYVVSHSSKTLPWFYKACAVWGGHEGSMLLWAGILAFWMLMVAFSTKSLPSSIRRRVLIVLSALTAGFLLFLLLTSNPFARDFSMVSSAGRDLNPLLQDVGFLFHPPMLYMGYVGFSVPFAFAIAALWEGEVRAEWFRWTRPWILASWCFLTAGITLGSWWAYRELGWGGWWFWDPVENASFMPWLVGTALMHSAMVSEKRGEFRAWTMLLAIVAFCLSLVGTFLVRSGVLTSVHAFAGDPARGIYILLFLTVVAGGSLLLFALRGHLLKSTVNASPLSRESALMINNVIMSACMLTVLMGTLYPLLVDALNLGKLSVGAPYFNTVFVPLMMPALLAMGVGIHLRWGSDTRAQLIKRIRSPLLLTLLLTPFLLTFSGFSDYPSALLGAGLALWVIFTTIKALLMRRQSLGNWRIGAGFTGMALAHMGVAVCALGITVSQTFGLERDVRMKPGDSETVAGFTVRFIGESVLKGANYHGTRAIFSVEKGRHARVIYPEKRIYDVGETPMTDAAIDVTPFRDVYIALGEPLPDDAWAVRLYWKPLVRWIWGGGFLMLAGGLVALTDRRLYTRRAVA is encoded by the coding sequence ATGATTGCTGAATTCGGTGTTTTAGCCATGCTTCTGGCACTTTTTTTTGCGCTGATGGGAATAATCGTACCTTTGATGGGAGAGCGTCTTCAGCATGACGGCATGTTACAAAGCAGTACGCGCTTCAGCTTTTTACAGGCAGGCAGTATCGCGCTCGCGCTGATGTTGCTTGCCGTTGCATTTTTACAGGACGATTTCAGCGTGCTGTATGTTGTGTCGCACTCGAGTAAAACACTGCCCTGGTTTTACAAGGCCTGTGCCGTTTGGGGCGGGCATGAAGGCTCGATGCTGCTCTGGGCCGGTATTCTCGCCTTCTGGATGCTGATGGTGGCTTTTAGCACAAAGTCGCTTCCATCCTCCATACGCCGGCGGGTGTTAATTGTTCTGAGTGCGCTGACCGCCGGTTTTTTACTTTTTTTGTTGCTGACTTCAAATCCGTTTGCGCGTGATTTTTCGATGGTTTCAAGCGCTGGGCGCGATCTTAATCCGTTGCTGCAGGATGTGGGCTTTTTGTTTCATCCCCCTATGCTGTATATGGGATATGTCGGATTTTCCGTTCCCTTTGCCTTTGCCATTGCGGCCCTCTGGGAGGGGGAAGTGCGAGCGGAGTGGTTTCGCTGGACACGTCCGTGGATACTGGCCTCATGGTGCTTTCTGACAGCGGGCATTACGCTTGGCAGCTGGTGGGCCTATCGTGAGCTTGGGTGGGGCGGCTGGTGGTTTTGGGATCCGGTGGAAAATGCCTCATTCATGCCGTGGCTTGTCGGAACCGCGCTGATGCATTCTGCCATGGTCAGTGAAAAGCGGGGAGAGTTTCGTGCATGGACCATGCTGCTCGCCATCGTTGCCTTCTGTCTGAGCCTTGTTGGAACATTTCTGGTGCGCTCAGGGGTACTCACCTCTGTACACGCGTTTGCAGGTGACCCGGCGCGCGGGATTTATATTCTGCTCTTTTTGACAGTGGTGGCCGGTGGCTCGCTGTTACTTTTTGCCCTTCGTGGACATCTTTTGAAGTCTACCGTTAACGCCAGTCCGCTGTCCCGCGAAAGTGCGTTGATGATTAACAATGTCATCATGAGTGCCTGCATGCTGACGGTGCTGATGGGCACGCTCTACCCGCTGCTCGTGGACGCTTTGAATCTTGGCAAACTCTCGGTGGGTGCTCCGTACTTTAATACGGTATTTGTGCCACTCATGATGCCGGCACTCCTTGCCATGGGGGTTGGAATTCATCTGCGCTGGGGCAGTGATACCAGAGCGCAGTTAATTAAACGGATTCGTTCTCCGTTACTGCTGACGCTACTTCTGACGCCGTTTCTGCTGACTTTTTCGGGGTTTAGTGATTACCCCTCGGCACTCCTCGGTGCCGGACTGGCGCTCTGGGTGATTTTTACCACCATAAAAGCACTCCTGATGCGTCGCCAGAGCCTTGGTAACTGGCGCATTGGCGCGGGCTTTACCGGCATGGCACTCGCGCATATGGGGGTTGCAGTATGTGCGCTTGGAATCACTGTTTCACAGACCTTTGGTCTTGAACGTGATGTGCGCATGAAGCCTGGTGACAGCGAAACTGTTGCTGGATTTACCGTACGCTTTATTGGCGAATCCGTATTAAAAGGCGCGAACTATCACGGCACGCGAGCCATATTCTCTGTTGAAAAGGGGAGGCATGCGCGTGTTATTTATCCTGAAAAACGCATTTATGATGTCGGTGAGACCCCGATGACCGATGCGGCAATTGATGTGACGCCGTTTCGAGATGTGTATATTGCACTGGGTGAGCCATTGCCGGATGACGCCTGGGCGGTTCGGCTGTATTGGAAGCCGCTGGTGCGCTGGATTTGGGGCGGAGGGTTTTTGATGCTTGCCGGAGGACTGGTGGCGTTGACCGACAGGAGGCTTTATACCCGGAGGGCTGTCGCATGA
- a CDS encoding DsbE family thiol:disulfide interchange protein: MKSRLLWALPLTLFILLGAFFWRGLSLNPKHLPSVLIDRPAPDFSLPGLLETDSALSLNELRGAPALLVVWASWCAACADEQPTLLRLAQDGVRLFGLNYKDTREDATRFLAQFGNPFLRTGFDVRGRVALEFGVYGAPEIFLTDRNGIIRYRHTGSLSPAVWQNVLQPVYESLLKEGEA; encoded by the coding sequence ATGAAGTCAAGACTGCTCTGGGCATTACCGCTCACGCTTTTTATCCTGCTTGGCGCTTTTTTCTGGAGGGGGTTATCGCTTAATCCCAAACATCTGCCCTCGGTACTCATTGACAGGCCGGCACCGGATTTTTCCCTGCCAGGCCTGCTTGAGACTGACAGCGCGCTTTCTCTGAACGAGTTACGAGGCGCGCCAGCGTTGCTTGTGGTTTGGGCAAGCTGGTGTGCCGCCTGTGCGGATGAGCAGCCGACACTGTTGCGTCTCGCGCAGGATGGCGTGCGTCTTTTTGGACTGAACTACAAAGACACCCGTGAGGACGCCACCCGTTTTCTGGCGCAATTTGGTAATCCCTTTCTGCGAACAGGGTTTGATGTCCGCGGCCGTGTTGCGCTTGAATTTGGTGTTTATGGTGCGCCTGAGATTTTTCTGACTGACCGAAATGGCATCATACGTTATCGCCATACAGGCAGCCTCAGCCCCGCTGTCTGGCAAAATGTACTTCAGCCAGTTTATGAGTCACTGCTAAAAGAGGGGGAAGCGTGA
- a CDS encoding cytochrome c-type biogenesis protein, producing MKRLILLMSAVLMFCTLSATASPRYAFANSTEEARFVSLLRDLRCLVCQNQDLADSNSAFAEDLREVVYEHLQAGESDAQIVDYLVARFGDFIRFKPPFNPVTALLWTGPLLFLTAGFWMVMRHFRRQPDDASC from the coding sequence GTGAAACGACTTATCCTTTTGATGAGTGCCGTGCTGATGTTTTGTACGTTGAGTGCCACGGCTTCGCCCCGTTATGCCTTTGCGAACAGCACCGAGGAAGCGCGTTTTGTCTCACTGCTTCGCGACTTGCGCTGTCTGGTCTGTCAGAATCAGGATTTGGCCGATTCCAACTCCGCTTTTGCCGAAGATTTGCGCGAGGTTGTTTATGAACACCTGCAGGCCGGAGAGAGTGATGCACAGATAGTTGACTATCTTGTCGCGCGCTTTGGTGATTTTATTCGTTTCAAGCCCCCGTTTAATCCAGTTACCGCATTGCTCTGGACGGGACCCCTGCTGTTTTTAACCGCCGGGTTTTGGATGGTGATGCGCCATTTCAGGAGGCAACCAGACGATGCATCCTGCTGA
- a CDS encoding tetratricopeptide repeat protein, protein MHPADYLRFLWLLILIVPGVALALSPLKLSRMRAFTSGAIITLLLFGAYYYVGGARDLLIDAKMRAEKASVEKLLGRLDGRDAVIQKLKNVLAQNPNSARGWYLLGRLYASGGEHKKAVRAFKKAQHLAPDDNGILLNLVHSEWQLAGQRLDTSGKNRLSALLQQTPDEPNALSLLAMDAFLRHDYETAIAYWDRLLPQLLPDSEEALHIRDARAKAQKALSMSVSTEETHERQSVSGD, encoded by the coding sequence ATGCATCCTGCTGACTATTTGCGTTTTTTATGGTTATTGATACTCATTGTTCCCGGAGTCGCTCTGGCACTTTCGCCGCTTAAGCTTTCGCGCATGCGTGCATTTACCTCTGGCGCTATTATTACTCTGTTACTTTTTGGGGCTTATTATTACGTAGGCGGTGCACGTGATTTGCTGATTGATGCCAAAATGCGCGCAGAAAAAGCCAGCGTGGAAAAGTTGCTGGGACGCCTTGACGGGCGTGACGCTGTTATTCAAAAACTAAAAAATGTACTCGCGCAAAATCCCAACAGTGCGCGTGGCTGGTATCTGCTGGGACGCCTGTATGCCAGTGGAGGGGAGCATAAAAAAGCGGTTCGTGCGTTTAAAAAAGCGCAGCATCTCGCGCCTGATGACAATGGTATTTTACTTAATCTTGTGCACAGTGAATGGCAGCTTGCGGGTCAGCGACTCGATACATCCGGCAAGAATCGCTTAAGCGCGTTACTCCAACAAACGCCTGATGAACCTAATGCGTTATCGCTGCTTGCAATGGATGCGTTCCTGCGCCATGATTACGAAACGGCCATAGCGTATTGGGACCGTCTTTTACCCCAGTTGTTGCCGGATTCTGAGGAAGCGCTGCACATACGTGATGCGCGTGCAAAGGCACAAAAAGCACTGTCAATGAGCGTTTCAACGGAGGAAACCCATGAGCGACAAAGTGTATCAGGTGATTGA
- a CDS encoding dodecin, producing the protein MSDKVYQVIELVGTSQHGIEDAINNAVSHAAKAHGKLDWYEVVQTRGFIEGDKTRYFQVNLKIGCHTH; encoded by the coding sequence ATGAGCGACAAAGTGTATCAGGTGATTGAACTGGTCGGTACGTCACAACACGGCATTGAAGACGCCATCAATAATGCAGTCAGTCATGCCGCGAAGGCGCACGGTAAACTCGACTGGTACGAAGTCGTGCAGACCCGTGGTTTTATTGAGGGTGATAAAACGCGTTATTTTCAGGTGAATTTGAAAATTGGATGTCATACGCACTAG
- a CDS encoding MFS transporter encodes MIKKEILLSSMGNAIEWFDFGLFIFMAPIIGAKFFPHASSGNATIEALIVFAAGFLCRPFGGIIFGYFGDTRGRAKTLRISVLIITITTFLVGIIPSYEDAGVIATILFILLRLIQGISIGGEYSGIMIYLAESAPQNKRGVTTSFAAIGANLGFLSATATLMLLYFYFTKEVIEDWAWRVPFLIIGLPGSLIIYYRFKLAETPVYAALEKNHRIESVPLIAALKFAPRQLLKILGLTCMGATFYYVFFGYMPAYLERYLGFSSMSALSIESLMLIAMLFTVPLAGICGDYFTRKKMLILTSAATVLLVLPCFYLLQLKTVSFVLLSLAIATVLSSLDQGNSLTAIVENCPENVRYSGIAFFFNLGNAVFGGSTPLVVTLLIEKQGLVMPAYYLMFMACITLVTATTLLGNNRYLGPLRTHTNLK; translated from the coding sequence TTGATTAAAAAAGAAATACTCCTCTCGAGTATGGGTAATGCGATAGAATGGTTTGATTTTGGACTTTTCATCTTTATGGCACCAATAATCGGTGCAAAATTTTTTCCACATGCATCCTCTGGCAACGCAACCATTGAAGCGTTAATTGTGTTTGCTGCCGGTTTTCTTTGCCGACCGTTTGGCGGAATTATTTTTGGCTATTTTGGCGACACACGAGGCCGTGCGAAAACATTAAGAATTTCTGTCTTGATTATCACCATTACCACTTTTTTGGTGGGTATTATTCCCTCGTATGAAGACGCGGGTGTCATTGCAACAATACTCTTTATCCTGCTTCGTTTAATTCAGGGGATATCTATAGGTGGTGAATACAGTGGAATAATGATTTATCTTGCGGAATCAGCGCCTCAGAACAAACGCGGCGTAACTACAAGTTTTGCAGCAATTGGCGCAAATCTCGGATTCTTATCAGCTACTGCAACGCTAATGTTGCTTTACTTTTATTTCACGAAAGAAGTTATTGAAGACTGGGCATGGCGTGTGCCATTTTTGATAATAGGATTGCCAGGCTCATTAATCATTTATTATCGTTTTAAACTTGCGGAAACGCCCGTCTATGCAGCACTTGAAAAAAATCATCGCATTGAGTCTGTTCCGCTCATTGCCGCTTTAAAATTCGCACCGCGTCAATTACTGAAAATCTTAGGCCTCACCTGCATGGGAGCGACATTTTATTACGTTTTTTTTGGGTATATGCCTGCATACCTTGAGCGCTACCTGGGCTTTTCATCCATGAGCGCGTTAAGTATTGAAAGCCTGATGTTGATTGCCATGCTGTTTACAGTACCTTTGGCGGGAATATGCGGTGATTATTTTACCCGAAAAAAAATGCTGATATTAACCTCGGCGGCAACTGTCCTGCTGGTTTTACCCTGCTTTTATTTACTGCAGCTCAAGACGGTGTCATTCGTACTGCTGTCTTTGGCAATCGCTACTGTCCTAAGCTCACTGGATCAAGGAAACAGCCTGACAGCGATCGTTGAAAACTGTCCTGAGAACGTGCGCTATAGCGGCATAGCATTCTTTTTCAATCTTGGAAATGCGGTATTTGGAGGCAGTACACCGCTTGTCGTAACACTGCTGATAGAAAAGCAAGGCCTTGTCATGCCCGCGTATTATCTGATGTTCATGGCCTGCATCACGCTGGTAACGGCAACGACTCTACTTGGTAATAACCGCTATCTGGGGCCGCTTCGAACGCACACGAACCTAAAATAG
- a CDS encoding RimK family protein, whose amino-acid sequence MQTIIVTDSPESWEFLGTDITIAHASDYLTGNTFSETAAFRVVNLCKSCSHQSVGYYVSLLAEARDHKAVPTVDTIQDILSTSLSRVISQDIDEEIQNSLNDLRTDTFVLSVYFGQNMAKCHANLAKKLHGLFPAPLMRFTMEKRKRWQITQWQILSIDDVPEHHRDFLQEAALAWLSRKRFYLQRKKQRFHDLAILIEPGEADAPSNAKALERFADAGESLGLNVDFIEKNDFKSIAEYDALFIRATTSVNHFTYRMARTAARENLVVVDDPQSIIKCGNKVYLAELLKSHQIKTPETRFISKFDKELPALSFPCVLKKPDSAFSRGVVKIEDTKALQKALNQFFKTSDLVLVQPFIPTEYDWRIGVLDNKPLFACRYFMAQNHWQIYNWAVDGGAGGNSEAIALADVPHDVMRAAVKSSKLIGDGFYGIDIKQHNGQCHVIEINDNPSIDYGVEDELLGDALYKEVMQYFLERIRRKHGYA is encoded by the coding sequence ATGCAAACCATCATTGTTACGGACTCCCCCGAAAGCTGGGAGTTTCTGGGAACTGATATTACCATCGCCCATGCTTCTGATTATTTGACCGGTAACACGTTTTCAGAAACAGCCGCCTTTCGCGTGGTTAACCTCTGTAAATCCTGCAGCCATCAGTCCGTAGGCTATTACGTCTCCCTGCTTGCCGAGGCTCGCGACCACAAGGCAGTGCCGACAGTTGATACCATACAGGATATTTTAAGCACCAGCCTCTCGCGGGTTATTTCCCAGGATATTGATGAAGAGATTCAAAACAGCCTTAATGACCTGCGCACAGACACCTTTGTTTTAAGTGTATATTTTGGCCAGAACATGGCAAAATGCCATGCCAATCTGGCTAAGAAGCTGCATGGCCTCTTCCCGGCTCCCCTGATGCGCTTTACGATGGAAAAGCGTAAACGCTGGCAGATAACCCAATGGCAGATTCTTTCCATTGATGACGTACCAGAACACCATCGTGACTTTCTACAGGAAGCGGCTTTAGCATGGCTCTCCCGCAAACGCTTTTATCTCCAGCGTAAAAAACAACGCTTTCACGATTTGGCCATTCTCATCGAACCGGGTGAGGCCGATGCGCCTTCTAATGCCAAAGCACTGGAGCGTTTTGCAGATGCCGGAGAATCGCTTGGATTAAACGTTGATTTTATTGAAAAAAATGATTTTAAGTCGATTGCCGAATACGATGCGCTCTTTATTCGAGCCACAACCTCGGTTAATCACTTTACCTACCGCATGGCGCGAACCGCAGCGCGTGAAAATCTTGTGGTGGTCGATGACCCGCAGTCTATTATTAAATGCGGAAATAAAGTCTATCTTGCTGAACTTTTGAAAAGTCACCAGATAAAAACACCCGAAACGCGCTTTATCAGTAAATTTGACAAGGAACTGCCTGCACTTTCCTTCCCCTGTGTGCTCAAAAAGCCCGATAGTGCATTCTCGCGTGGTGTTGTTAAAATTGAAGATACCAAAGCCTTGCAAAAAGCGCTGAATCAGTTTTTTAAAACCTCCGATTTAGTCCTCGTTCAGCCCTTCATTCCTACAGAATATGACTGGCGTATTGGAGTGCTTGATAACAAGCCGCTCTTTGCCTGCCGGTATTTTATGGCCCAAAACCACTGGCAAATCTACAACTGGGCAGTGGATGGCGGAGCTGGCGGCAACAGCGAGGCCATTGCACTTGCAGATGTCCCTCATGATGTGATGCGCGCCGCTGTCAAAAGCTCTAAACTGATTGGTGATGGTTTTTATGGAATAGATATCAAGCAGCATAACGGACAGTGCCACGTCATAGAAATCAACGATAATCCAAGCATTGATTACGGTGTGGAAGATGAGCTTCTGGGCGATGCACTTTACAAAGAAGTCATGCAATATTTTTTAGAGCGCATTCGCAGGAAACATGGCTACGCCTGA
- the map gene encoding type I methionyl aminopeptidase, which translates to MASIKNPEEIERMRTAGQLTARVLEALDDIIRPGITTLEIDTFCERYIRETLNAIPGSKGQYGYPYSVNTSVNHVICHGMPSAKQILKSGDIVNVDITVIHEGFYGDSSRMFCIGTPSAHARRLVDVTQECLYRGILAVKPGATLGDIGHAIQSFAEKNNYSVVREYCGHGIGNTMHQEPQILHYGKPGVGSTLHEGMTFTIEPMINQGRAEVRHIRKDNWDIAVTRDRMLSAQWEHTILVTASGFEVLTLRKEEAGALEALAERLKATGGV; encoded by the coding sequence ATGGCAAGTATAAAAAACCCTGAAGAAATCGAGCGCATGCGCACCGCCGGCCAGTTGACTGCACGTGTACTGGAGGCGCTTGACGACATTATTCGTCCCGGTATTACCACCCTTGAGATTGATACCTTTTGCGAGCGCTACATTCGCGAAACTCTGAACGCTATTCCAGGAAGCAAGGGGCAGTATGGTTATCCCTATTCGGTTAACACCTCGGTTAATCATGTCATTTGTCACGGGATGCCTTCGGCGAAACAAATCCTGAAGAGCGGGGATATCGTGAATGTCGATATTACTGTTATTCACGAGGGCTTTTACGGTGACAGCAGTCGAATGTTTTGTATCGGTACCCCCTCAGCACATGCCAGACGCCTTGTGGATGTTACACAGGAATGCCTCTATCGCGGTATTCTCGCGGTGAAGCCAGGCGCCACGCTTGGGGATATTGGGCATGCCATTCAGTCATTTGCTGAAAAAAACAACTATTCGGTAGTTCGTGAATACTGTGGCCATGGCATTGGAAATACCATGCACCAGGAGCCGCAGATACTGCATTATGGCAAGCCGGGCGTTGGCAGTACATTGCACGAAGGAATGACCTTCACCATCGAACCCATGATAAACCAGGGGCGTGCTGAAGTGCGCCATATCCGCAAGGATAACTGGGATATTGCCGTAACCCGCGACAGAATGCTCTCTGCGCAATGGGAGCATACCATTCTCGTTACGGCCAGTGGCTTTGAAGTGCTGACCCTGCGTAAAGAAGAAGCTGGAGCACTTGAGGCGCTTGCAGAGCGATTGAAGGCTACAGGCGGCGTATAG
- a CDS encoding polysaccharide deacetylase family protein: MLALLLCVFMMVFARHAFAETREIAITIDDLPFVGSTNGDAKKLQREHDRFMAMLQSLTDRNVPATGFIIANSIEKGQWELLEAFRNAGMTLGNHTWSHKSLGTMAADKYIADVSKADSVLTPIMTTPKYFRYPYLAEGRGEKRESVHAWLSEHDYTIAPVTVDSKDFIFNNQLYAIAYRARERNLPALKKRYLAYIWRQTERAEAHAFKRHPGVSRQILLIHANLLNSHALGDIIDMYQSHGYKVVSLDEIMAGEHPATEKKVNPIDGIRDGVMEKLI; this comes from the coding sequence ATTCTTGCGCTGTTGCTCTGTGTTTTCATGATGGTTTTTGCGCGACATGCCTTCGCAGAGACACGAGAAATTGCCATTACCATCGATGATTTGCCGTTTGTCGGCAGCACTAATGGCGATGCTAAAAAATTGCAGCGCGAGCATGACCGCTTCATGGCAATGCTGCAATCGCTCACAGACAGGAATGTGCCGGCAACGGGATTTATTATTGCCAACAGCATTGAAAAAGGGCAGTGGGAGCTGCTGGAGGCGTTTCGCAATGCCGGGATGACCCTTGGCAATCATACCTGGTCACACAAGAGCCTTGGCACCATGGCCGCTGACAAATACATTGCGGATGTTTCTAAAGCTGACAGCGTTTTGACCCCCATCATGACAACGCCCAAGTATTTTCGCTACCCATATCTTGCGGAAGGCCGAGGTGAAAAGCGAGAGTCTGTGCATGCGTGGCTGTCGGAGCATGATTACACGATTGCGCCGGTGACGGTGGACAGTAAGGATTTTATCTTTAACAATCAACTCTACGCCATCGCGTATCGCGCGCGAGAGCGCAATCTTCCAGCGCTAAAAAAGCGCTATCTTGCCTACATCTGGCGTCAGACAGAACGCGCAGAAGCGCATGCTTTTAAACGACATCCAGGCGTGAGCCGACAAATTTTATTGATTCATGCCAATTTGCTGAACAGCCACGCACTGGGTGATATTATCGACATGTATCAGTCTCACGGTTATAAGGTGGTGAGCCTTGATGAGATAATGGCGGGTGAGCATCCCGCCACAGAAAAAAAGGTGAACCCCATTGATGGTATTCGCGATGGCGTAATGGAGAAACTGATTTAA